The following are from one region of the Aspergillus chevalieri M1 DNA, chromosome 1, nearly complete sequence genome:
- a CDS encoding uncharacterized protein (COG:L;~EggNog:ENOG410Q18P;~InterPro:IPR001357,IPR036420;~PFAM:PF00533,PF16770,PF12738) encodes MADEEGEQLFSNCKVCIICSKDLSQDTAQQLASMLEENGGESVIWEPPSPFPPLEEFSHFISFTIDFPAFDAAADALKPVVKPQWLRASLEKKKVANPRQYSPDPRLFLNDVVVTCGDIPEGDKDAIIGGVLAKGGIYSSKVTNTVTHLVDLTADSDKARIVLGKRPNVKVVLPHWFDDCLKLGRRIDERPYTLPDPEILRAAPNAPIRSSENRDIIGASTPAPSTLPTPVASPDTRLHLDLFGGKNIMFSKDLGIGSHLRETIEEIITEGGGYITSDVYEADMFICRYREGVEYRVASRLNKEVGNLAWLYHLMTYNTWTSPMRRLLHYPINRTGIPGFKGLKISLSNYIGEARVYLENLIVATGAECTKTLKQENTHLITAHGHSEKCTAAREWGLHVINHLWLEESYAKWKLLPTSEPRYTHFPRRTNLGEVVGQTRVDRSVAESLFFPSSEHPQEQTSSPRRAMQNENQNTTTTSAPEESSEMDIDPPEPAIATPRTTTSRKNLENSNKKLQTPASARLTSEGKENETPSSTSSRKSKDAATAKLHGYAPDIALYEKEMKRVGGVIYGGRKKTDEDRVQLDNRKKRRSVDPQEESDTEDAMDAKRQKKSKPPVAMHLLITGYQKWVGNLRKEDADKRQLRDLGILVVQDARKCSHLAAPSILRTPKFVNALAYAPVIVNIEYITQCLKKNELLDPRDFELVDKAAEERFSFSLKEAAIKAKQNKNKLLQGYNIYCVESIRGGFDAFKSIVDANGGNCLLFRGRVSHKVQQPDSDDESSDEEPSEREVYLLSSVAPEHQKLWPRFRQMVEEIGKTPRIVRVDWLLDIAMSQELHVADTYELDEETIEKN; translated from the exons ATGGCGGACGAAGAGGGGGAGCAGCTTTTCAGCAACTGTAAAGTCTGCATCATCTGTTCAAAGGATCTTTCTCAGGATACGGCACAGCAG CTCGCATCCATGCTCGAAGAAAATGGCGGAGAATCGGTCATCTGGGaacctccatctccattcCCACCTTTGGAGGAATTCTCCCACTTTATCAGCTTTACTATCGACTTTCCCGCTTTTGATGCCGCCGCCGATGCCCTGAAACCCGTGGTAAAACCCCAGTGGCTACGCGCGTctttggaaaagaagaaggtggCCAATCCCCGCCAATACAGCCCCGACCCGCGCCTCTTCTTGAACGATGTGGTTGTTACCTGTGGTGATATTCCGGAGGGCGATAAGGATGCTATTATCGGCGGGGTGCTGGCGAAAGGTGGAATCTACAGCTCCAAGGTGACGAATACGGTTACGCATTTAGTGGACTTGACGGCGGACTCTGATAAGGCTCGGATTGTCTTGGGCAAGAGGCCGAACGTGAAAGTTGTGTTGCCGCATTG GTTCGATGACTGCTTAAAGCTCGGAAGACGTATCGACGAACGTCCGTATACTCTCCCCGATCCGGAAATCCTACGTGCTGCCCCCAATGCGCCAATTCGCTCATCAGAGAACAGAGACATCATTGGCGCATCAACACCTGCCCCTTCAACCTTGCCTACCCCTGTCGCGTCCCCAGACACGCGACTGCATCTTGACTTGTTTGGGGGTAAAAACATCATGTTCTCGAAGGACCTTGGTATTGGCTCGCATCTTCGCGAGACGATTGAGGAGATCATCACGGAAGGCGGGGGTTACATAACATCGGACGTTTATGAAGCGGACATGTTCATCTGTCGCTACAGAGAAGGGGTCGAATATCGCGTTGCGTCGAGGTTGAACAAGGAAGTCGGAAATCTGGCCTGGCTCTATCATCTTATGACGTACAACACCTGGACCTCACCAATGCGCCGACTGTTGCACTACCCCATCAATCGTACTGGTATTCCCGGATTCAAGGGATTGAAGATCAGCTTGTCCAACTACATCGGCGAAGCACGAGTCTACTTGGAGAATCTCATTGTTGCGACGGGTGCGGAATGCACAAAGACACTGAAGCAAGAAAATACCCATCTCATTACTGCCCACGGCCACAGTGAGAAATGCACGGCAGCAAGAGAATGGGGTTTACATGTGATCAACCACCTATGGTTGGAGGAGAGTTATGCGAAGTGGAAGTTACTACCGACCTCGGAACCCCGCTATACGCATTTCCCCAGAAGGACCAACCTGGGCGAGGTAGTTGGTCAGACGAGGGTAGATCGATCAGTTGCCGAGAgtctcttcttcccatcTTCGGAACACCCTCAGGAACAGACATCGAGTCCACGACGGGCTATGCAGAATGAGAATCAGAATACCACAACGACCTCTGCTCCCGAAGAGTCATCGGAGATGGACATTGATCCCCCGGAGCCAGCAATCGCTACGCCTCGAACAACCACGTCACGGAAGAACTTGGAGAACAGCAATAAAAAGCTACAGACACCCGCCAGCGCACGACTTACCTCGGAGGGTAAGGAAAACGAAACGCCGTCGTCGACGAGCAGCCGGAAGTCCAAGGACGCCGCTACTGCCAAGTTGCATGGATATGCACCTGATATTGCCTTGTACGAAAAGGAGATGAAACGTGTCGGCGGTGTAATTTACGGCGGTCGCAAGAAGACGGACGAGGACAGAGTACAGCTGGACAATCGCAAGAAGCGCAGATCAGTGGACCCTCAAGAGGAAAGCGATACAGAGGACGCTATGGATGCCAAAAGGCAAAAGAAGTCGAAGCCTCCTGTTGCCATGCATCTGTTGATTACTGGGTATCAGAAGTGGGTAGGAAACTTGAGGAAAGAGGATGCGGATAAG CGACAACTTCGAGACCTTGGGATCTTGGTTGTCCAAGATGCACGAAAATGCAGCCATCTCGCCGCCCCGTCTATTCTTCGAACCCCCAAATTTGTCAATGCTCTAGCTTACGCACCGGTCATTGTCAACATTGAGTACATCACTCAGTGCCTGAAGAAGAACGAGCTCCTGGACCCCAGAGACTTCGAATTAGTAGATAAAGCTGCTGAAGAGCGGTTCTCCTTTTCGCTCAAGGAAGCAGCCATCAAGGCGAagcaaaacaaaaacaagcTTCTGCAAGGCTACAATATTTATTGTGTCGAGAGCATCCGCGGAGGATTTGATGCGTTCAAGTCCATTGTTGATGCGAACGGCGGTAACTGCCTTCTGTTCCGGGGACGTGTTTCGCACAAGGTACAGCAGCCGGACAGTGATGATGAGAGCAGCGATGAGGAGCCAAGTGAGAGGGAAGTTTATCTGCTCAGCAGCGTGGCTCCTGAGCACCAAAAGCTATGGCCACGGTTCCGCCAGATGGTGGAAGAGATTGGCAAGACACCACGGATTGTGCGTGTGGATTGGCTGCTGGATATAGCTATGTCGCAGGAGCTGCATGTAGCAGACACTTACGAATTGGACGAAGAGACGATCGAGAAGAACTAG
- a CDS encoding uncharacterized protein (COG:S;~EggNog:ENOG410PZ3X;~InterPro:IPR032567), translating into MTTFSAEISDHESNDQTDGNMGDNIHSGGTTTPVPQDLVAVIAGLQRQLQQMEERRIEDLRRLKEELTSPPREPLPQPTIEEIAPQPMADPVRRPRPKLTDPEVFDGRNRSLYRPFRSKLRAKLEVDKEALGNAYDRMWYAFGRLTDGAAMQVLPWMERFAKKGATESQLDGMLDQMDFIFLDRNLEEKAVRDLASLKQNNKPFTVFLTEFNRLLMEADGHNWPENTKRSYLDNALNREMNTRLETVEKKNGFEDYCRQLQQIADRMEKNQLRYSRNNKHTTSTSPAHPVNTTRASSPPQDMDWEPTTTTSARSQPRRVAKHVSREEMERRRQERRCLRCGDSTHFISHCPYDSPRNSTRMARSHIHGPELEDEEEQLREQPKLGKE; encoded by the coding sequence atgaccacattttcagcggaaatcagcgaccacgagtcaaacgaccaaaccgacggcaacatgggagacaatatacactcaggagggaccaccactcctgtcccacaagatcttgtcgcagttattgcaggacttcaacgacaactgcaacaaatggaagaacggcggattgaagatcttcgtcgtctcaaagaagagttgacgagcccacccagagagcccttgccacaaccgactattgaagagatagccccccaaccaatggcggaccctgttaggagacctcgacccaagctgacagacccagaagtctttgatggtcgaaaccgaagtctctaccgtccgtttcgaagcaagctgcgcgctaaacttgaggtcgataaagaagccttgggcaatgcctatgatcgtatgtggtatgcttttggccgtctaacagatggggctgctatgcaggtgctgccctggatggagcggtttgctaagaaaggagctactgagagccagctggacggaatgcttgatcaaatggacttcatctttctggaccggaatctggaggagaaggctgtacgagaccttgcaagcttgaaacagaacaacaagcccttcacagtctttctcactgagttcaaccgactactcatggaagctgatggccataactggcctgaaaacacaaaaaggtcctacctagacaatgcattaaaccgtgagatgaacacacgccttgaaactgttgaaaagaaaaatggatttgaagactattgccgccagctacagcagattgcggaccggatggagaagaaccaattgcggtactcacggaacaataagcataccacctcaacttctccagctcaccctgtgaataccacccgtgcttcctctccaccccaagatatggactgggaacccacaacaacaacttctgcacgcagccaacctcgacgcgtggctaagcatgtatcacgagaagaaatggaacgccgcagacaagaacgacgttgccttcgttgtggtgactccacgcattttatctcccattgcccctacgacagtcctaggaacagtacccgcatggctcgctcacacattcatgggccggaactcgaagatgaagaagagcagttgagggaacaacccaagctgggaaaagaatag
- a CDS encoding putative toxin biosynthesis protein (COG:S;~EggNog:ENOG410PJ7E;~InterPro:IPR000073,IPR029058;~MEROPS:MER0209971;~PFAM:PF12697,PF12146), whose product MATSGPFRIVEHVVPGEHIREYPAATANEQEEMLYLAVKQYIPLDNPNPQLGDVTIIGAHANGFPKELYEPLWEEIYKRSKANGFRIRSIWMADVAHQGRSSVINEDRLGNDPSWFDHPRDLLHLINMKRDEMPRPLIGIGHSMGGAHIAQLSLIHPRLFHTIILLDPVIQRQSSTHESQSSQPTSLIAKTVQLSTYRRDIWPSRKAAAESYEKSPFYQAWDPRVLERWVQYGLRDLPTAIHPLEESQLKGKDAKDRYANHPVTLTSTLHQEVFTYSRPNYDRPPGTDTPVNKMTHPDLDPSSLDTYPFYRPETSRIFAQLPHLRPSVLYIFGSKSDISLPEVNAEKMATTGAGVGGSGGAQTGRVRDVTLDKIGHLVAQEAPAQCAEAGSSWLGQELQRWRDEDQAFRAEWSKKSKIQKVTVDARWKEHIPPMRKPKKTPSKL is encoded by the exons ATGGCTACGTCCGGCCCCTTTCGCATCGTCGAACATGTTGTCCCTGGCGAGCATATCCGAGAGTACCCAGCAGCAACGGCGAACGAACAGGAAGAGATGCTATATCTGGCCGTGAAGCAATATATTCCACTAGATAATCCGAATCCACAGCTGGGGGATGTCACTATTATCGGAGCGCATGCTAATGGGTTTCCCAAG GAACTCTACGAGCCTCTTTGGGAGGAGATATACAAACGCTCGAAAGCAAATGGATTTCGCATCCGGAGTATCTGGATGGCCGATGTAGCGCATCAAGGCCGGAGCAGCGTCATCAACGAGGACCGTCTGGGGAATGACC CTAGCTGGTTCGATCACCCGCGTGATCTCCTTCATCTTATCAACATGAAGCGCGATGAAATGCCCCGACCTCTTATTGGGATCGGACATAGCATGGGCGGTGCGCATAT CGCACAACTCTCCCTAATCCATCCCCGTCTCTTCCACACCATCATCCTTCTAGACCCCGTCATCCAACGCCAATCTAGCACACACGAATCCCAAAGCTCCCAGCCTACCAGCCTAATCGCCAAAACTGTACAACTCTCCACCTATCGCCGAGATATCTGGCCTTCGCGCAAAGCCGCCGCAGAATCATATGAAAAGAGCCCATTTTACCAAGCCTGGGATCCTCGCGTTCTAGAGCGCTGGGTGCAATACGGTCTCCGTGATTTGCCAACAGCGATCCACCCACTCGAGGAGTCGCAGCTAAAAGGGAAAGACGCCAAGGACAGATACGCGAACCACCCCGTCACGTTAACCAGTACCCTCCACCAGGAAGTCTTTACATACTCGCGACCCAACTACGACAGGCCACCTGGAACGGATACCCCCGTGAACAAAATGACGCATCCCGATCTAGACCCGAGCTCGCTAGACACATACCCGTTCTACCGGCCAGAAACGTCGCGGATCTTTGCGCAGCTGCCGCATCTCAGACCTAGTGTTCTATATATTTTCGGTTCTAAATCGGATATCTCTCTCCCGGAGGTTAATGCGGAGAAAATGGCCACAACGGGGGCTGGTGTCGGCGGGAGCGGCGGTGCTCAAACTGGGCGAGTGCGCGACGTCACCCTCGATAAGATAGGGCATCTCGTGGCACAAGAAGCGCCCGCTCAATGCGCTGAAGCTGGTAGTAGCTGGCTGGGTCAGGAGCTGCAGCGGTGGCGGGACGAAGATCAGGCTTTCAGGGCTGAGTGGAGTAAGAAGTCCAAGATTCAGAAGGTGACCGTTGATGCGAGATGGAAAGAACATATTCCTCCCATGAGGAAACCCAAGAAGACACCGTCCAAGCTGTGA
- a CDS encoding ceramidase (COG:I;~EggNog:ENOG410PJEF;~InterPro:IPR008901;~PFAM:PF05875;~TransMembrane:7 (o33-56i68-88o94-114i126-145o151-169i217-237o264-284i);~go_component: GO:0016021 - integral component of membrane [Evidence IEA];~go_function: GO:0016811 - hydrolase activity, acting on carbon-nitrogen (but not peptide) bonds, in linear amides [Evidence IEA];~go_process: GO:0006672 - ceramide metabolic process [Evidence IEA]) — protein MQWPSLPFYPYPPSKDGYWSPVTSTLNWCEEDYYATIYAAEIINTLTNLLFMWLGVKGILSCRRHKHDQIFLIAYCGYLVVGTGSFLFHSTLKYPMQLVDELSMIYTTCFMAYASFSYSRPTGVRLALAISLTSLAVFITLYYHYLQDPVFHQNAYAILTAVVILRSMYTMEKTLRPKWRGTREEDRLTREKRGFPVLTREQQHYENVRDMKILKTMWYMVGYGLSMFLGGFAIWNLDNIFCSQIRQWRKTVGLPWGIFLEGHGWWHIMTGVGAYLYIIWGIWLRHCLNGRQEEYYLWWPHTWNIPEVICINDSQHESGSVKKSN, from the exons ATGCAGTGGCCCTCCCTGCCGTTCTATCCGTACCCGCCTTCCAAGGACGGGTACTGGAGTCCTGTTACATCGACCCTGAACTGGTGCGAAGAG GACTACTATGCGACCATCTACGCCGCCGAGATCATCAATACCTTGACCAACTTGTTGTTTATGTGGCTCGGCGTCAAGGGAATTTTGAGCTGTCGCAGGCATAAGCATGACCAGATTTTCCTTATCGCCTACTGCGGTTATCTTGTCGTTGGCACCGGGAGCTTCCTGTTCCATTCGACCCTCAAAT ATCCCATGCAGCTTGTCGATGAGCTCTCTATGATTTACACCACATGTTTCATGGCCTATGCGTCCTTTTCCTACTCGAGGCCAACAGGCGTCCGTCTTGCTCTGGCAATCTCTCTGACCTCGCTCGCCGTTTTCATCACCCTTTACTACCATTACCTGCAAGATCCCGTGTTCCACCAGAATGCGTATGCGATTTTGACCGCCGTTGTGATCTTGCGGAGTATGTATACCATGGAAAAGACGCTCCGTCCGAAATGGCGGGGTACCCGCGAGGAGGATCGCCTTACACGCGAAAAGCGGGGCTTTCCCGTTCTTACTAGGGAGCAGCAGCACTACGAGAACGTTCGTGATATGAAGATTCTCAAGACTATGTGGTATATGGTCGGCTACGGATTGAGCATGTTCCTTGGTGGGTTTGCTATCTGGAACCTGGACAACATCTTCTGCAGCCAGATTAGGCAATGGCGAAAGACAGTGGGTCTCCCCTGGGGAATTTTCCTCGAGGGTCATGGCTGGTG GCACATCATGACCGGTGTCGGTGCGTACTTATATATTATTTGGGGAATTTGGCTGCGCCATTGCTTGAACGGCCGTCAGGAGGAATACTACTTATGGTGGCCTCATACTTGGAACATTCCTGAAGTGATCTGTATCAATGACAGCCAGCACGAAAGCGGATCGGTGAAAAAGTCGAACTAA